The following is a genomic window from Gemmatimonadota bacterium.
TGGCGCAGGCAGTCATGGACTACACCGACCATCACCTGCTGAGCGGCGAGGGGCACGCGAGTTCGCGCGGCAGATGGGTTCACCGTCGAGGCCGACCTCAATACCGACACCTCGCGCCGCCTCTGGCGCGAGTGGCGCCGCCGCGTCGATCCCGAGCACTGGCTCGATCCTAAGCGCGGGACGCGCCCCTGGGCGACCGGCACGAGAAGGACCCCGGCGACACCGACTTCGCCGCGAGCGCGCATCGGGTGCCTAACGCCGAGTGGGAGTCGCGCGCGCCTCGCTGCCGGTCGGTCGATGGTCCGCGATGGACTGTGCGCGAGGGATCGTTCTGGGGACGATCAACTGCGATGGCATCAGCCCCACCGGCGACATCTGCGGCGTGACGACGACGAGCGGGTTGGCGGAAGATCCCCGACGCACCGGCGACTCCCCCATCCTCGGCGCCGGCCTCTACGTCGACAACGACGTCGGCGCGGCCGGCTCCACTGGGCGTGGCGAGGCTAACCTGTACAACCTGTCGTCGTTCATCGTCGAGGCGCTGCGCCGCGGCATGAGTCCCAAGGATGCCGGGATGGAAGCGCTCAAGCGCATCAAGGCCAACACCATCGAAAGCCGCCTGCTCAACAGCAAGGGGAACCCGAACTTCAACATCCGCTTCTTCGTGCTCAACAAGCGCGGCGAATGGGCCGGCGTGTCGATGTATCACGCGGGGGAGACCAAGTTCGCCGTCTGCACCGAGAACGGCGCGCAGGCGCCGGAGTTGAGCCACTGCTTGCCGGTGGGCCCGAGGGACTGACCGCGGCGGCTATGCGCGCGACGGATGAAACGCACGATCTCGTCGAACAGCACGGGGAGATAGGCCGCACGGTCGAACCCCGGCGGGTCCTGCGAGGGCGGGATCGCCGGACTCACCATCTCTGGCGGGTACGGGCTGAGGAAGGCGAAGTGACCGGCGTTCGCGACCACGAGGTGATCGAGTTGCGCCGGGTCTTGGAGGCCGCTGGCGACCACCTGCGCGTGAAACGCCGTCGTGAGCATGTCCCGCTCCCCGGTGCGCATGAGGATCGGGACGTCGACGTCGGCCAGCGCGCCGTTGGCCATGAACCACGGCGTCGCCGGCGCGAGGAGGACCAGGGCGCTCACGCGCGCGTCGCGCCTAACGGGGACCGTGACCGCCGCGCCGTTAGGCGATTCCTGCGCGAGTGACGTCGGCTTCCCGCCGGCAACAGCAAGCGCGGTGTAGCCGCCCATTGAGTGCCCGATGATCGTCACGCCGCGCGGTGCGCGACCCGCACCGACGAGTGGGTCGGTGAGCGCGGCGTCGATGACCACGTGGAGGTGACGCGGCCGGTTCTCG
Proteins encoded in this region:
- a CDS encoding isoaspartyl peptidase/L-asparaginase, translating into MDCARGIVLGTINCDGISPTGDICGVTTTSGLAEDPRRTGDSPILGAGLYVDNDVGAAGSTGRGEANLYNLSSFIVEALRRGMSPKDAGMEALKRIKANTIESRLLNSKGNPNFNIRFFVLNKRGEWAGVSMYHAGETKFAVCTENGAQAPELSHCLPVGPRD
- a CDS encoding alpha/beta hydrolase: MTTFSAGINAGCRAIDVADAVQGTSIPVRLLYPTRARAQPAPFGPFRVDIALDAPVDGHALPLVVISHGSGGTPFTHRDLALHLARAGCVAALVQHPGNCRADDSLSGTVANLENRPRHLHVVIDAALTDPLVGAGRAPRGVTIIGHSMGGYTALAVAGGKPTSLAQESPNGAAVTVPVRRDARVSALVLLAPATPWFMANGALADVDVPILMRTGERDMLTTAFHAQVVASGLQDPAQLDHLVVANAGHFAFLSPYPPEMVSPAIPPSQDPPGFDRAAYLPVLFDEIVRFIRRAHSRRGQSLGPTGKQWLNSGACAPFSVQTANLVSPA